AGAGCGAGTATCTACTTTGATTACTTCGCCGATTTGTACGAATAACGGTACGCTCACAACTGCACCTGTGCTTAATGTTGCCGGTTTACCGCCTGTACCTGCAGTATCGCCTTTTAAGCCCGGGTCGGTTTCAACGATTTCTAATTCTACGAAGTTTGGTGGTGTTACTGCGATTGCAGAGCCGTTCCATAATGTAACGATACATTCAGCATTATCAACCAACCATTTTACGTTGTCGCCTAGTGCTTTTTCATCTACAGAGATTTGCTCGAAAGTTTCCGGGTGCATAAAGTACCAGAAATCGCCATCACTGTAAGAGTAGTTGTAGTTAGCATCAACAACATCAGCGGCTTCAACAGAAGTACCTGATTTGAAGTTGATCTCTAATACTTTACCGGAAATTAATTTACGGATTTTAGTACGAGTAAATGCTTGACCTTTACCCGGTTTTACGAATTCGTTTTCAACGATTACACAAGGTTCGCCATCTTGGATAAATTTTAAACCTTTTTTAAAGTCGTTAGTGCTGTAACTAGCCATTATTTCCTCAATTATTCAAAAAATAACAATAAATTAACACATTTTGAACCTAACCCTATTGGGTTTGTCAAAAAGAGCCATATAATAACCTAAATTCACAAAATTAGCGAAAGATCTCTAAAATTTTTTGCTATAATTTTTATAAACACTCTTAACAAGGAATACGAATGAAAAAATTAATTACCCTTTCTGCAGTTTTAGCGGTTTCTGTAGCAACAGTTGCGGAGGCAAAACGAGGCGGTGGTTTCCGTGCAAGTCCATCGAAAGCGGTAGCAACTAAGCCCGCAGCTAAGCAACAAACTCAACAACAAAGAGATGCGACTTTTGCCAATACGCCAAATAATGCCGCAACACAACAGCCAGCTCGTCAAGGTAGCACGATGGCAAACGTAGCAATGGGGGCTGCTGCAGGTTATATTTTAGGTGATATGATGTCATCAAATGCTCACGCAAATCAACCTACTGATGCAAATGCACAACAAGCGGTTAATTCTGCTCAAAATGTTGCAAATGGAGCTATTGCAGAATTTAAGAGCATTGGTGGTCAAATTGATCCATTCTTAGTTGAGAAAACGGATGGCTACCGCCGTTATTGTATTTCTGGCGTGCAATACTTAGTGGCTGCACAGGGCTCACAAGCCTCGCCTGTTGTAATGGTTAATCCAAACGGCACACCATTACAATGTAACTTAATTCCTTAATTATTAGTGGGCAGGCATAAAGCCTGCCCCTACTTTCTCAAATGCAATCAATTCAAATCAAACCAGTTTGGCTGGCTGAACTTGCTCAAGCCTTTAATAATCCTATCGATTTACTGCAATTTCTCGAACTCAATCCTACCGATTTTGAGGAAGATATAGTTGCTCGCAAATTATTTGCTCTCAGAGTGCCAAGAGCCTTTGCTGAAAAAATGGAAAAGGGTAATCCGGGAGACCCGCTTTTTCTACAAGTGATGTCATCACAACAAGAGTTTATTGAGCAAGAAGGATTTGTTGCTGATCCGTTAGAAGAACAGCAAAGCCCGGCTCCGAATATTTTGCATAAGTATCATAACCGTTTGTTA
The sequence above is a segment of the Mannheimia bovis genome. Coding sequences within it:
- the efp gene encoding elongation factor P, which gives rise to MASYSTNDFKKGLKFIQDGEPCVIVENEFVKPGKGQAFTRTKIRKLISGKVLEINFKSGTSVEAADVVDANYNYSYSDGDFWYFMHPETFEQISVDEKALGDNVKWLVDNAECIVTLWNGSAIAVTPPNFVELEIVETDPGLKGDTAGTGGKPATLSTGAVVSVPLFVQIGEVIKVDTRSGEYVSRVK